From Vicinamibacterales bacterium:
TGTGGGTTCTCTGGGATCGCAGTCTCCTGCGGGTCCGCGTGAGTTCCTGAACCACACGGTCAGCGCCAATGCCGGCTGGCAACACGGAGCGCACACCCTGAAGGCCGGCGGGCTCATCGCGGTCGAGCACGTGGACTCCAATCTCGACATCAGACCGACGCAGGGCACATTCAGGTTCGCCGCCGGAGGCGGCTTCACCGCCTTTCAGAACTTCCTGCGCGGCAATTCCGGAGGCGCGTGCGGGAATGGCTGCACCTATTCCGAGACGGATATCGACGTCGTCAACCGGTTCCGATCGCGGCGCTACGAGGCGTACGTGCAGGACAACTGGCGGGTGCACCGGCAGGTGACGCTGGATGTCGGGCTCCGATACGCGTTCGCTCCGCCGATGACCGACGCCGGCGACATGCTCTTCACGTTCCTGCCGTCTGCGTACGACCGCAGCCAGGCGCCGGGCTTTGCCGATCCGGATGCCCTCTTCGTGCAGATCGGGACCGGAAACCTGTTCAACGGCATTCGCGTGGCGGGCAGGGACTCGCCGTTCGGGCGCGCGATCTATCCGGCGGACCGGAACAACCTGCAGCCGCGCGCCGGCGTGGCCTGGGATCCGACGGGTGGGGGAGCGCTGGTCGTGCGTGCCGGGTATGGTGTCTACTTCGACCAGACGCAGGTCGGGATCTTCGCACAGAACGTTCAGTCGCCGGGGGCGTTTCCAGCCGACGATCCCCTGAGCAGGAGCGTCTTTGTCTCGAACGCGGCCCTCTCGAACCCCGGCCGGGAGCCGATCCCGCCGCCTTTCGGCGTGTTAATACCGCAGCCGTACGCGACCAGCGATTCGTTCGTGTCGCCCCGATGGCAGCACTGGAACGCCGGGGTGCAGCGGCGCCTCTACTCGCGCGGGGCGATCGATCTCGGCTACGTCGGCGGGCGCGGCGATCATCTCGTTCGACACGTCGACATCAATCAGCCGCAGCCTTCGGACCAGGGTGGGCCGGCAAACCTCGTCCGTCCGTTCCGGGGCTACGACTCGATCTACATGCGGGAGACGACCGCAAGGAGCCGGTATCACGGATTCTTGTCCAGCTTCCGCCACGACGCCGGCCGGGCCGGGGCGGCAACCGCGAACTACACCTTCAGCCAGAACAAAGCGGACGCGACCTACGACAACTCGGAGATCGACAATCCCCAGAACAGGTTCGACAAGGACGCCGAGTTCGCACCGGCACTCACCGATCGCACCCACATCTTCACCGCCTCGTACGTCTACGCGTTGCCACTTGCCGGCTCGGGGAGCGCCGGCTGGAAAAGGCACGTGCTCCACGGCTGGCAGATCGCCGGCATCACCAGAATCGAGTCAGGCCCCGCGGTTCGACTGCAGGCCGCGAACTGCAATTTCGACGGATGGTGTATCTCCGGCCCGCTGCGGCCGAACGCGGCCGGGGATGCCGGCGCCGGCAACCAGGACGGCCTGCTCTGGTTCGATCCCGCGGCCTTCGTTCCGCCCGCGCCGCGGGAGTATGGCAACGCGCCGGTCGTGCCATTCCGGCTTCCTGGCCGCCACCAGTGGGACCTCGCGCTGTCGAAAACGTTCAGCCTGCCCGGCACCTCGCGCCTGCAGTTTCGGGCAGACGTGATCAACGCCTTCAATCGCACGCAGTTCCTCGACGTCAACACCTTCTGCCCGGGGACGACGACGTGCGATCCCAGGTCCGGTTTCGGGCAGGTCATGAGCGCGCGTCCACCGCGGGAAATTCAGCTCGGCCTCAGACTGGACTGGTGACGCTTTTCCGCCGCGGCGGCACTTCGGCGCGCCTGGTCGTCG
This genomic window contains:
- a CDS encoding TonB-dependent receptor — translated: MRLASIRRLLVVCATLLIATSAGRAQETTGTILGGLTDQTGGVLPGVKVVITSVETGHARQVVTDGAGQYTASLPIGRYDISFVLREFQPFTARGISLHVNDRLQVNGRLTIGAIETMTVTAQHLVQPTSSVRHLIQPQAIQQLPIATRTFVQLVTLVPGVSSDLREEACFCDQGNLNISINGSRRSAVNWLLDGASNVNGWSNYTLVTTPSLDALKEVNVITSTYSAEWARNGGGVVNAVTKSGTNRFSGSAYYFLRNDALNANSFFRKLSARPEINGAAPRLRYGNFGYTLGGPALPARKKLFFFFSEEWRRSTRDRRTSAVQAVPDPAWLTDPRNSNYVPPEARDPNAVKLLALWPAANVPGTNRYEATIVNGFDTRQEFVRADYNVNTAWSVTGRYLRDQVDARGEYVTSPSLAAGHRYQVGHLGVAEVRRAQGRVVLESSYQLSRHRQVRKDRTYTRDSLGITSSEIFPENLTNAIPTITIVGVGSLGSQSPAGPREFLNHTVSANAGWQHGAHTLKAGGLIAVEHVDSNLDIRPTQGTFRFAAGGGFTAFQNFLRGNSGGACGNGCTYSETDIDVVNRFRSRRYEAYVQDNWRVHRQVTLDVGLRYAFAPPMTDAGDMLFTFLPSAYDRSQAPGFADPDALFVQIGTGNLFNGIRVAGRDSPFGRAIYPADRNNLQPRAGVAWDPTGGGALVVRAGYGVYFDQTQVGIFAQNVQSPGAFPADDPLSRSVFVSNAALSNPGREPIPPPFGVLIPQPYATSDSFVSPRWQHWNAGVQRRLYSRGAIDLGYVGGRGDHLVRHVDINQPQPSDQGGPANLVRPFRGYDSIYMRETTARSRYHGFLSSFRHDAGRAGAATANYTFSQNKADATYDNSEIDNPQNRFDKDAEFAPALTDRTHIFTASYVYALPLAGSGSAGWKRHVLHGWQIAGITRIESGPAVRLQAANCNFDGWCISGPLRPNAAGDAGAGNQDGLLWFDPAAFVPPAPREYGNAPVVPFRLPGRHQWDLALSKTFSLPGTSRLQFRADVINAFNRTQFLDVNTFCPGTTTCDPRSGFGQVMSARPPREIQLGLRLDW